A section of the Bacteroidota bacterium genome encodes:
- a CDS encoding glycosyltransferase family 9 protein: MSFFSRLADARARRRSSATFDSRGRRVVRAIERRIRFLLSSPLGVLLHPREVRRPVPLDQVNRVLILRYDALGDAVLSSAVWHALKKYAPHIRIGVVGSRRNRTLLQADPAIDDVFVFSKALTWHVIPDLFRARRAAKWDMVLNISFHDKTRAAIYSRIVAPHAITVTAVWDHREKYERLYSIVGQRPANTPIVLQWLAILKDAFGLELTQEDTLPTIFADPGIERSFAPEIDAITNRAGKKEYVIINTDAAQSFREWGLPHALELSQEIRSRWPELHIFWTSAPLHSGTVQSFLKSNQSEGIAYLLTPSVHHLLVAIKGARVVLSPDTSVVHIAAAYRKPTVGLYVEHKEYPIRGTISRMVFAPDHTTAASIPVEPVLTALGEVMQESTR, encoded by the coding sequence ATGTCATTCTTTAGCCGTCTCGCCGATGCCAGGGCGCGGCGAAGATCCTCAGCCACTTTCGATTCGCGAGGTCGCCGTGTTGTACGTGCCATTGAGCGTCGGATACGATTCTTGCTCTCGTCACCGCTCGGTGTGCTTCTGCACCCGAGAGAAGTTAGGAGGCCGGTTCCGCTCGATCAGGTCAACCGCGTGCTTATTCTGCGCTACGATGCGCTTGGCGATGCCGTGCTCTCCTCGGCCGTCTGGCACGCTCTCAAAAAATATGCGCCGCACATTCGAATCGGAGTTGTCGGCAGCCGCCGGAACCGCACGCTACTCCAGGCCGATCCTGCCATCGACGATGTGTTCGTGTTCTCGAAAGCGCTCACATGGCATGTTATCCCTGACCTGTTTCGAGCACGACGTGCCGCGAAATGGGATATGGTGCTGAATATTTCCTTCCACGATAAAACGCGCGCGGCAATTTATTCGCGCATCGTCGCACCGCACGCGATTACCGTGACGGCTGTATGGGATCATCGGGAGAAGTATGAGCGCCTGTATTCTATTGTTGGGCAGCGTCCGGCAAACACACCTATCGTTCTCCAATGGCTCGCAATTCTGAAGGATGCCTTCGGACTAGAACTGACCCAGGAAGATACGTTGCCAACAATTTTTGCCGATCCCGGTATCGAGCGAAGCTTTGCGCCAGAAATCGATGCGATAACAAACCGGGCAGGAAAGAAGGAATATGTCATCATCAATACGGATGCGGCCCAATCATTTCGAGAGTGGGGCTTGCCACATGCGCTCGAGCTCTCACAGGAAATTCGGTCGCGATGGCCCGAACTGCATATCTTCTGGACTAGCGCGCCCCTGCATAGCGGTACCGTCCAATCATTTCTGAAATCCAATCAGTCGGAGGGCATCGCCTACTTGCTGACGCCTTCGGTCCATCACTTGCTGGTCGCGATCAAAGGAGCCAGGGTCGTGCTTTCGCCGGATACATCGGTCGTCCATATCGCAGCCGCCTACCGGAAACCGACCGTCGGACTCTATGTCGAGCATAAGGAATATCCAATTCGCGGTACAATCTCGCGCATGGTGTTCGCACCCGATCACACTACAGCCGCTTCGATCCCTGTCGAACCGGTTCTCACCGCGTTGGGCGAAGTCATGCAAGAAAGCACCCGCTAA
- a CDS encoding glycosyltransferase family 4 protein, which produces MRPVLHVITSDARGGLELYVSSLIRAQAASGRDVAAYALPGSLIHHELQASGIRIFDAMRQSHFSPADISMIRRLARKEGALVHSHTRFDVWAASFALYGTRIPHVHSTYMVPARKRDPHHFAIYSRVDAIISSSLSANRQLARYLPVPSDRLQVVRYGRHLDRFVRSAASRDAMRVKLGIADHEVAFGMIGRIEPAKGVREFAESLSCLNPKVRDRVKYFIIGARNETNCEDYNASLVEFQQRPGIRERLTILPWTTDPVPYLNALDCLVLASYNEMYSLSVLDAMAMSLPVIGTDSEGTPEQIGANERGLLVHPRSPESIANAVERYVLDPSLMVIHGEAGFKWVHQEHSMDRSLDALDRVYSLAIARRTRIKPVRLTPDGLPIIEPKKVALN; this is translated from the coding sequence ATGCGACCTGTTTTACATGTGATCACCTCGGACGCACGAGGTGGCCTTGAACTGTACGTTTCTTCTTTGATCCGCGCGCAAGCGGCGAGTGGCCGAGACGTCGCAGCGTATGCGCTTCCTGGGTCCTTGATCCACCACGAATTACAGGCATCGGGCATCCGAATCTTCGATGCCATGCGGCAATCCCACTTTAGCCCTGCGGATATTAGCATGATCCGTCGTTTGGCTCGCAAGGAAGGCGCGCTGGTCCACTCACACACGCGATTCGACGTTTGGGCCGCGAGTTTTGCATTGTACGGCACGCGGATTCCGCACGTTCACTCGACCTACATGGTCCCGGCGCGCAAGCGTGATCCGCACCATTTCGCTATTTATTCTCGAGTCGATGCCATCATCTCATCGAGTCTCTCGGCGAACCGGCAACTTGCGCGATATCTTCCAGTCCCTTCGGATAGGCTACAAGTCGTACGATATGGCCGACATCTCGACCGCTTCGTTCGATCGGCGGCTAGCAGGGATGCGATGCGCGTGAAGCTCGGAATTGCCGATCATGAGGTTGCCTTCGGCATGATCGGTCGAATTGAACCCGCCAAAGGTGTACGGGAATTCGCCGAATCGCTCTCGTGTCTCAACCCCAAAGTGCGTGACCGCGTGAAGTACTTCATCATCGGCGCCCGCAACGAGACGAATTGCGAAGACTACAACGCTTCGCTCGTAGAATTTCAGCAGCGGCCAGGGATCCGCGAGCGCCTGACAATTCTTCCATGGACTACGGACCCTGTTCCCTATCTCAACGCACTCGATTGCTTGGTACTCGCAAGTTACAACGAAATGTATTCGCTCTCAGTCCTCGATGCAATGGCAATGTCGCTTCCTGTCATCGGAACGGACAGTGAAGGGACTCCGGAGCAAATCGGGGCAAACGAACGCGGATTGCTAGTCCACCCGCGCAGCCCGGAATCAATCGCAAACGCGGTGGAACGCTATGTACTCGATCCTTCACTAATGGTGATCCATGGCGAGGCAGGCTTCAAGTGGGTCCATCAAGAACACTCGATGGACCGCTCGCTCGATGCGTTGGATCGAGTGTATTCCTTGGCGATCGCGCGGCGGACACGTATTAAACCTGTCAGACTCACGCCAGATGGATTGCCCATCATCGAGCCAAAGAAAGTCGCGCTAAATTAG
- a CDS encoding sulfite exporter TauE/SafE family protein — MPNPQQLLLVLPLIFLVAVLYSSVGHGGASGYLAVISLMGFSARQFVPIVLTLNVLVAGIAFLNYRRPGAFEIRKLLPFVITSIPASYIGGMLRVSQPVFEIILGVALLAAAGRLVLPKSPSHRSSFIVQHYYPIALPIGLILGFVSGMIGIGGGIFLSPILLFLGITDIKGSAAMASAFIVLNSLAGLAGHANTIFSLGDALFLYFLLAGLAGALLGSYFGATKSRPHTLQYALASVLVLAGLKLVAGAI, encoded by the coding sequence GAGCGTGGGCCATGGCGGTGCCTCCGGGTATCTCGCCGTTATCTCGCTGATGGGATTCAGCGCGAGGCAATTTGTGCCGATCGTGCTTACACTCAATGTGCTTGTGGCTGGGATCGCCTTCCTCAATTACCGGCGACCCGGTGCATTCGAGATTCGAAAGCTCCTGCCGTTCGTCATTACCTCGATTCCAGCATCCTATATTGGTGGAATGTTGAGAGTCTCTCAACCAGTCTTCGAGATCATTCTTGGTGTTGCGCTCCTTGCGGCGGCGGGGCGGCTGGTCCTTCCAAAGAGTCCGAGTCATCGCTCATCGTTCATCGTTCAGCATTACTACCCCATCGCTCTCCCAATTGGTCTGATCCTCGGCTTCGTCTCGGGCATGATTGGAATCGGCGGAGGAATATTTTTGAGTCCAATCCTGCTATTCCTTGGTATCACTGACATCAAAGGCAGCGCGGCCATGGCCAGTGCATTCATTGTGCTCAATTCGCTGGCCGGACTCGCGGGGCATGCCAATACAATCTTCTCTCTCGGCGATGCGCTGTTTCTCTATTTCCTGCTCGCCGGACTTGCGGGCGCGCTGCTCGGCTCGTATTTCGGCGCAACCAAATCCCGCCCTCACACATTACAATATGCACTGGCCAGCGTGCTCGTGCTCGCGGGCCTGAAGCTGGTGGCAGGAGCGATCTAA